In Myxococcus stipitatus, the following are encoded in one genomic region:
- a CDS encoding complex I 51 kDa subunit family protein, which translates to MKTGFDTPELESFYHLGNEPLTDRACRGTACFVARHLHPERWRQATSADARVYCLGQCYASPSSTEDDTLPAMRVHAPKAIVLERLATGGARTLAEYTRRGGYEALSRALDSPPEALISQLEVSGLRGRGGAGFPTGRKLRAVAAFPAKEKYVVANADEGDSGAYVDRFLLEDDPHAVLEGLLLAAYAVGARRGFIYVRKEYPRAATILRVALHEAQREGMLGSHILGKAFSCEVALEVGRGSYLCGEETALLNALENRRPFVRARPPYPAQAGLFGQPTLVQNVETLANLPWIARHGGSAYAALGIPGSHGTKVLSLNSLFHHPGLYEVELGVPLRSVVEELGGGLRTGPLKGILIGGPLAGVIPPHLLDTPLGFEELKAIGASVGHGGVVAFDARTSIAALVHHVFSFGAYESCGKCTPCRLGAHKVEQLFARALETCPVPRGEADGWEDIVEALRVASLCGHGIGLGEFAGSVLRYYREEVEACFA; encoded by the coding sequence ATGAAGACCGGATTCGACACACCAGAACTCGAGTCTTTCTACCACCTCGGGAACGAGCCCCTCACCGACCGTGCCTGCCGTGGCACGGCTTGCTTCGTGGCGCGCCATCTCCACCCCGAGCGCTGGCGACAAGCAACCTCCGCCGATGCCCGAGTCTACTGTCTGGGTCAATGCTACGCGTCGCCGTCCTCTACCGAAGACGACACGTTGCCCGCGATGCGAGTCCATGCACCGAAAGCCATTGTACTCGAGCGCCTCGCCACCGGCGGCGCACGCACGCTGGCCGAGTACACTCGCCGGGGCGGCTACGAGGCGCTGTCGCGGGCACTGGACTCACCTCCGGAAGCGCTCATTTCCCAACTGGAGGTGTCTGGGCTGCGCGGCAGGGGGGGCGCGGGCTTCCCCACTGGACGCAAGCTGCGGGCAGTGGCCGCATTCCCCGCGAAGGAGAAGTACGTGGTGGCCAACGCGGATGAGGGTGACTCAGGCGCCTACGTTGACCGCTTCCTTCTTGAGGACGATCCCCACGCGGTACTGGAAGGGCTGCTGTTGGCGGCGTATGCGGTGGGTGCACGTCGGGGCTTCATCTACGTGCGCAAGGAGTATCCGCGGGCCGCGACCATCCTGCGCGTTGCCCTGCACGAGGCGCAACGGGAGGGAATGCTGGGCTCGCATATCCTGGGCAAGGCCTTCTCCTGCGAGGTCGCGCTGGAGGTGGGCCGGGGCAGCTACCTGTGCGGCGAGGAGACGGCACTCCTCAATGCGCTGGAGAACCGCCGCCCCTTCGTACGCGCGCGGCCACCGTACCCGGCACAGGCGGGCCTATTCGGCCAGCCCACGTTGGTGCAGAACGTGGAGACGCTCGCCAACTTGCCGTGGATTGCACGCCATGGGGGCAGCGCATATGCCGCGCTGGGGATTCCCGGCAGCCACGGGACGAAGGTGCTGTCACTCAATTCGCTCTTCCACCACCCGGGGCTCTACGAGGTGGAGCTGGGCGTTCCGCTGCGCAGCGTGGTGGAGGAACTGGGGGGCGGACTGCGCACCGGGCCGCTCAAGGGCATCCTCATCGGTGGACCATTGGCGGGAGTCATCCCCCCCCACCTGCTGGACACACCGCTGGGTTTCGAGGAGCTCAAGGCCATCGGCGCGTCAGTAGGCCATGGCGGGGTGGTCGCCTTCGACGCTCGCACCTCCATCGCCGCACTGGTGCACCACGTCTTCTCCTTTGGGGCTTATGAGTCCTGCGGAAAGTGCACGCCGTGCCGGCTGGGAGCGCACAAGGTCGAGCAGCTCTTCGCGCGCGCGCTGGAGACGTGCCCTGTGCCTCGCGGCGAGGCGGACGGGTGGGAGGACATCGTGGAAGCACTGCGCGTTGCGAGCCTGTGCGGGCACGGCATCGGCCTGGGAGAGTTCGCCGGAAGCGTGCTGCGTTACTACCGGGAAGAGGTGGAAGCGTGCTTCGCGTAA